The sequence AGGTCCCCGGAGCCGTGTCCGGAGTCTTCTTCGCCGCAGCATCGGTCGAGCTGCTCGAACTGCTGCTAGAAGCAGTAGGAACCACCGCGACTTGCACGCCCTTCTCCTCAAGGTCCTTGACCATCTTAAGGGCCGTCAACGCATCCATCGAGTTTTTGCGGATGTCGCTGCGTACTTTGGTCATGTCCGAGCGAATCCCCGAAATCGCGTCGTTCACGCTCTTGGAAAAATTGTTCATGCCGGTGGAGAGGCTTTCCACGCGATCCGCGGTTTCCTGCAACGACTCCTCGAGCCCCGTACCCTGGCTGGCCGCTTCCTCGAGACGAGTGATCTGCTTTTCCAGTTCGGCAGCCCGGGACAATCCCATCCAGCCAACGCCGAGGCCTACGAGAGCCACGATCACGGCAGCGATGCCGATGAAAAGCGGCGTTTTAGAGGGCGAATCTAGTTCAGAAGAAGACATGTTTTCCATTATTTCCGGATCAAAGGGCCCAAAGAAAGGCAGGTTTCCCCCAAACAAGAAGCGCATTCTCAGAGCGGCGCAACGCCTATTTCGGGACATTCCCCCCAGAAACGACAAACTTGGCGAAAGAAAGAGAACTTGTTCTTGACAGGACCCTCGATTCGCAATCTTTTGGCCGTCCTTTTTACGGGGTGTAGCTTAGCCTGGTAGAGCGCCTGGTTTGGGACCAGGAGGTCGAA comes from Pelagicoccus enzymogenes and encodes:
- a CDS encoding LysM peptidoglycan-binding domain-containing protein, yielding MSSSELDSPSKTPLFIGIAAVIVALVGLGVGWMGLSRAAELEKQITRLEEAASQGTGLEESLQETADRVESLSTGMNNFSKSVNDAISGIRSDMTKVRSDIRKNSMDALTALKMVKDLEEKGVQVAVVPTASSSSSSSSTDAAAKKTPDTAPGTSGVYTIKSGDTLGKIAAAYKISLSQLQAANPGIDPRRLRIGQQVAIPAPSN